The following coding sequences lie in one Syngnathus scovelli strain Florida chromosome 1, RoL_Ssco_1.2, whole genome shotgun sequence genomic window:
- the trappc1 gene encoding trafficking protein particle complex subunit 1, protein MTVHNLYIFDRNGKCLYYNEWNRKKQAGISKEEEYKLMYGMLFSIRSFVSKMSPLDSKEGFQSFQTSRYRLHYYETPSGLKFVMNTDLSVSNARDALQHIYSNLYVENIVKNPTCVLGNTLDSDLFSTRLDAFIRALPYYNPRTT, encoded by the exons ATGACAGTCCATAACCTGTACATATTCGACCGAAATGGAAAGTGCCTATATTACAACGAGTGGAACCGAAAAAAGCAAGCTGGTATCTCAAAGGAGGAG GAGTACAAGCTGATGTACGGCATGCTGTTTTCTATCCGCTCCTTCGTCAGTAAAATGTCTCCTTTGGACTC CAAGGAGGGCTTCCAGTCCTTTCAGACCAGCCGCTATCGTCTTCACTACTATGAAACGCCCAGTGGACTCAAGTTTGTCATGAACACCGATCTGTCCGTGAGCAATGCCCGAGATGCGCTGCAGCACATCTATAGCAAT ctgTACGTGGAGAACATAGTCAAGAACCCAACGTGTGTCCTGGGTAACACGTTGGACAGTGATCTCTTCAGCACACGACTGGATGCTTTCATCAGAGCTCTGCCATATTACAACCCACGCACCACTTGA
- the LOC125992118 gene encoding disks large homolog 4 isoform X1, with product MGSQDNMPLKRDDTQRALQLMEACSDGVKTREAEKLLNIFQSDLFQALLDIQEFYELTVCENHAASRPQTPVQKYRYHDDDDQSSPGNVTDGHAPEFARTHLDTISRPAALTMNGSEGELEYEEITLERGNSGLGFSIAGGTDNPHIGDDPSIFITKIIPGGAAAQDGRLRVNDSIVFVNDVDVREVTHSVAVEALKEAGPVVRLYVLRRRPLGEHVAKIKLMKGPKGLGFSIAGGIGNQHVPGDNSIYVTKIIEGGAAQRDGRLQIGDKILAVNHLSLEDVLHEDAVSALKNTGEVVYLKVATPSSHYIHPAERFSPPDLTSSYMEPDYMCDYPQALPPPSPRRYSPPHRGMMLEDDYGREPRRVCVQRGASGLGFNIVGGEDGEGIFISFILAGGPADLSGELQKGDQILSVNGVDLRFATHEQAAAALKNAGQTVTIVTQYRPEEYSRFEAKIHDLREQMMNSSPGTLRANRSFYVRALFDYDKTWDCGVLSQALDFNFGEVLHVIDSADDEWWQARRVNQQGELEELGYIPSKHRVERKEWSRMKTQGLVQSYEPVVQTEVDYARPVIVLGPTKDRINDDLLTDFPDKFGSCVPHTTRPRRDYEVDGRDYHFVSSREQMERDIQSHHFIEAGQYNNHLYGTSVQSVRQVARQGKHCILDVSANAVRRLQAAHLHPIAIFIRPRSLENILDLNKRLSEDQARKVLDRAIKMEQDFLECFTAIVHGDTFEEVYHQVKVVIEEQSGPYIWVVTRDRL from the exons ATGGGATCGCAGGACAACATGCCGCTGAAGAGAGACG ACACTCAGCGAGCTCTGCAACTGATGGAGGCCTGCTCCGATGGGGTCAAAACGAGAGAAGCCGAGAAACTGCTCAACATCTTCCAGAGTGACCTGTTTCAGGCTTTGCTCG ACATCCAGGAGTTCTACGAGCTGACTGTATGTGAAAACCACGCGGCGAGCCGTCCGCAGACACCTGTCCAG AAGTATCGTTACCATGACGACGACGACCAGTCAAGCCCTGGAAACGTGACTGACGGACACGCCCCCGAATTCGCGCGCACACACCTGGACACCATCTCACGCCCTGCTGCGCTCACT ATGAACGGATCCGAAGGCGAGTTGGAGTATGAGGAGATCAcgctggagagg GGAAACTCCGGGTTGGGCTTCAGTATCGCTGGAGGAACCGACAACCCTCACATTGGAGATGACCCGTCCATCTTCATCACCAAAATTATTCCCGGAGGAGCTGCCGCCCAGGACGGACGTCTGAG GGTGAACGACAGCATCGTCTTCGTCAACGACGTGGACGTGCGCGAGGTCACTCACTCGGTTGCCGTGGAGGCCCTGAAAGAGGCGGGGCCCGTGGTACGGCTATACGTCCTGAGGCGACGCCCGCTCGGCGAGCACGTCGCCAAGATCAAACTGATGAAGGGACCCaaag GTCTGGGCTTCAGCATCGCCGGCGGGATCGGCAACCAGCACGTCCCCGGCGACAACAGCATCTACGTTACCAAGATCATTGAGGGCGGCGCAGCACAGCGGGACGGGCGGCTTCAGATCGGCGACAAGATTCTGGCC GTCAACCATTTGTCTCTGGAAGACGTCCTGCACGAAGATGCTGTGTCGGCACTGAAAAATACAGGCGAGGTGGTCTACTTGAAGGTGGCCACGCCCTCCTCGCACTACATCCACCCGGCTGAGCGATTCAGCCCCCCGGACCTTACCAGCT CCTACATGGAGCCGGACTACATGTGCGATTACCCCCAAGCCCTCCCGCCGCCGTCGCCTCGCCGCTACTCACCGCCCCACCGCGGCATGATGTTAGAGGACGACTACGGCCGAGAGCCCCGCCGCGTGTGCGTGCAGCGCGGTGCCAGCGGCCTGGGCTTCAATATTGTGGGCGGAGAGGACGGCGAAGGGATCTTCATCTCCTTCATCCTCGCCGGGGGGCCGGCGGACCTCAGCGGAGAACTCCAGAAGGGCGACCAGATTCTCAGC GTGAATGGCGTGGATCTCAGGTTTGCAACGCATGAGCAGGCCGCAGCGGCGCTCAAGAACGCCGGTCAAACGGTTACCATAGTAACGCAGTACAGACCTGAGG agTATAGCCGCTTTGAAGCCAAGATCCACGACCTGCGTGAGCAGATGATGAACAGCTCGCCAGGAACCCTGCGAGCCAACCGCAGCTTCTATGTCAG GGCCTTGTTCGACTACGATAAGACGTGGGACTGCGGCGTTCTCTCGCAAGCTCTTGACTTTAACTTCGGCGAGGTGCTTCACGTGATCGACAGCGCCGATGACGAATGGTGGCAGGCTAGACGGGTCAACCAGCAGGGGGAGCTGGAGGAGCTGGGATACATCCCATCCAAACACAG ggtCGAGAGGAAAGAGTGGTCCCGAATGAAGACTCAAG GGCTGGTCCAGAGCTACGAGCCGGTAGTGCAGACTGAAG TGGACTACGCCCGACCCGTCATCGTCCTGGGACCCACCAAAGACCGAATCAACGACGACCTGCTCACCGACTTCCCAGACAAGTTTGGCTCCTGCGTGCCAC ACACGACTCGCCCCCGCAGGGACTACGAGGTGGACGGGCGGGACTACCACTTTGTGTCGTCCCGCGAGCAGATGGAGCGCGATATCCAGTCACATCATTTCATCGAGGCGGGCCAGTACAACAACCACCTGTACGGCACATCGGTGCAGAGCGTCAGACAAGTGGCCCGCCAG ggCAAGCACTGCATCCTGGACGTGTCGGCCAACGCCGTCAGGAGACTCCAGGCTGCTCACCTTCACCCCATCGCAATCTTCATCCGACCAAGATCTCTGGAGAACATCCT cgACCTGAATAAGCGTCTGTCGGAGGATCAGGCCAGGAAAGTTTTGGATCGAGCCATCAAAATGGAACAAGACTTCCTCGAGTGTTTCACTG CCATCGTGCACGGGGACACTTTTGAGGAGGTGTACCACCAAGTCAAAGTGGTCATTGAGGAGCAGAGCGGCCCATACATCTGGGTGGTGACCCGTGACCGACTCTGA
- the LOC125992280 gene encoding 7SK snRNA methylphosphate capping enzyme, with the protein MMMSVDKSEKISIGHQPRAPTNGSGQSTLAAPVQRLPRKRYSVGVAFKGPAKRRRRARSESHVESLLPTHFLLGGNIFDPLNLNSLLDEDVNRATNQTTPKCSPLPSRSTEPVDILVPRDITDPLNLKGEGKPGGKAEGVLFSPIKSRRRHRNHHCSDREAATRPIFPSTDGITVPVLSREGSAGVSPLPCELNTAITCREDIAPPPILPRRHSHPPPAATRKSGERRQRGRRRTTSARSTRGVADTIEASQFHTPLAGGLGPNRCIRKPPEKKDKHRYQYGNHCRFYGYHGFYGNGWEGRVGPAEDTRLRLLQADWFRDKKVLDVGCGAGHLTLTVARAFNPAHILGVELDGRLVHAAKQNIRHFLSHDLVEEERKRRCSASPSREAAKKEEKRQEALKEEEAVRLMAFPLSLRVSRGPLAAAPLLHATPPPSRRFPNNISFIQGDYVSEQEVWPGKGQYDIIMCMCVTKWVQLQAGDEGVVRLFRRAYQSLSPDGLFILEPQPWRRYGRSKKASAITYHRYRSLKLRPEHFTSYLMDNVGFSSYRLLTHNGEKQPIYLFHKK; encoded by the exons ATGATGATGTCGGTGGACAAGTCCGAAAAGATCTCCATCGGCCATCAACCCCGAGCTCCGACAAACGGCAGCGGTCAAAGCACGCTGGCTGCGCCCGTTCAGCGCCTCCCGAGGAAGCGCTACTCCGTGGGTGTCGCCTTCAAGGGTCCGGCCAAGCGCCGTCGCCGCGCCCGCAGTGAGAGTCATGTGGAGTCCCTGCTGCCTACTCACTTCCTGTTGGGCGGCAACATCTTTGACCCGCTCAACCTTAACTCGCTGTTGGACGAAGACGTCAACAG GGCCACCAATCAAACTACTCCAAAGTGTTCACCACTGCCGTCCCGTAGCACGGAGCCTGTGGACATACTGGTTCCTCGAGACATCACTGACCCTTTGAATTTGAAGGGAGAGGGAAAACCAGGTGGCAAGGCGGAAGGCGTCCTGTTCTCTCCCATCAAGTCCCGGAGGAGACACAGGAACCATCATTGCAGTGATAGGGAGGCAGCGACCCGTCCCATCTTTCCCTCCACAGATGGAATAACTG TTCCAGTATTGTCCAGAGAAGGCAGCGCAGGAGTGTCTCCTCTTCCTTGTGAACTCAACACGGCCATCACCTGTCGAGAGGACATTGCCCCACCCCCGATCCTTCCCAGGAGACACTCCCACCCTCCTCCGGCCGCCACACGCAAATCCGGTGAACGGCGGCAGAGGGGTCGACGGCGGACCACCTCGGCAAGGTCGACGCGTGGCGTCGCCGACACGATAGAGGCGAGCCAGTTCCACACACCGCTGGCAGGAGGGCTCGGGCCCAACAG GTGCATACGCAAGCCCCCGGAGAAGAAGGACAAACACCGCTACCAGTATGGCAACCATTGCCGCTTCTATGGCTACCACGGTTTCTACGGCAACGGGTGGGAGGGCCGCGTGGGGCCGGCTGAGGACACGCGGCTGCGCTTGCTCCAAGCTGATTGGTTCCGAGACAAGAAGGTGCTGGACGTGGGCTGCGGCGCCGGTCACCTGACGCTCACCGTGGCCCGCGCCTTCAACCCTGCGCACATCCTGGGGGTGGAGCTGGATGGGCGACTCGTGCATGCTGCCAAGCAGAACATCAGGCACTTCCTGTCACATGACCTGGTGGAGGAAGAGCGGAAGAGAAGGTGTTCGGCCTCCCCAAGTAGAGAGGCAGCCAAAAAGGAGGAGAAGAGGCAAGAGGCGCTCAAGGAGGAGGAAGCTGTGCGTCTCATGGCCTTCCCGCTGTCTCTGAGGGTGAGTCGCGGTCCTCTGGCCGCAGCCCCTCTCCTCCACGCCACTCCCCCACCCTCACGCAGGTTTCCCAACAACATCTCCTTCATCCAG GGGGACTACGTGTCAGAACAGGAGGTGTGGCCCGGGAAGGGCCAGTATGACATTATCATGTGTATGTGCGTGACGAAGTGGGTACAACTGCAAGCCGGCGATGAAGGCGTGGTCCGACTCTTCCGACGAGCCTATCAGAGCCTGTCGCCAGACGGATTGTTTATCCTCGAGCCGCAGCCGTGGCGACGCTACGGCCGCAGCAAGAAAGCCTCG GCAATCACATATCATCGCTACAGGAGTTTAAAATTGAGACCAGAGCACTTCACTTCCTACTTGATGGACAATGTCGGCTTCAGCTCCTATAGGCTCCTCACACACAACG GTGAGAAACAGCCCATTTACCTGTTCCACAAGAAGTGA
- the LOC125992118 gene encoding disks large homolog 4 isoform X2, with product MFVSVWYAKKMGRRFINNVRRAKRHRQRMMMNGSEGELEYEEITLERGNSGLGFSIAGGTDNPHIGDDPSIFITKIIPGGAAAQDGRLRVNDSIVFVNDVDVREVTHSVAVEALKEAGPVVRLYVLRRRPLGEHVAKIKLMKGPKGLGFSIAGGIGNQHVPGDNSIYVTKIIEGGAAQRDGRLQIGDKILAVNHLSLEDVLHEDAVSALKNTGEVVYLKVATPSSHYIHPAERFSPPDLTSSYMEPDYMCDYPQALPPPSPRRYSPPHRGMMLEDDYGREPRRVCVQRGASGLGFNIVGGEDGEGIFISFILAGGPADLSGELQKGDQILSVNGVDLRFATHEQAAAALKNAGQTVTIVTQYRPEEYSRFEAKIHDLREQMMNSSPGTLRANRSFYVRALFDYDKTWDCGVLSQALDFNFGEVLHVIDSADDEWWQARRVNQQGELEELGYIPSKHRVERKEWSRMKTQGLVQSYEPVVQTEVDYARPVIVLGPTKDRINDDLLTDFPDKFGSCVPHTTRPRRDYEVDGRDYHFVSSREQMERDIQSHHFIEAGQYNNHLYGTSVQSVRQVARQGKHCILDVSANAVRRLQAAHLHPIAIFIRPRSLENILDLNKRLSEDQARKVLDRAIKMEQDFLECFTAIVHGDTFEEVYHQVKVVIEEQSGPYIWVVTRDRL from the exons ATGTTCGTTTCGGTGTGGTACGCCAAAAAGATGGGACGACGCTTCATCAACAATGTGCGCAGAGCCAAGAGACACAGACAGAGAATGATG ATGAACGGATCCGAAGGCGAGTTGGAGTATGAGGAGATCAcgctggagagg GGAAACTCCGGGTTGGGCTTCAGTATCGCTGGAGGAACCGACAACCCTCACATTGGAGATGACCCGTCCATCTTCATCACCAAAATTATTCCCGGAGGAGCTGCCGCCCAGGACGGACGTCTGAG GGTGAACGACAGCATCGTCTTCGTCAACGACGTGGACGTGCGCGAGGTCACTCACTCGGTTGCCGTGGAGGCCCTGAAAGAGGCGGGGCCCGTGGTACGGCTATACGTCCTGAGGCGACGCCCGCTCGGCGAGCACGTCGCCAAGATCAAACTGATGAAGGGACCCaaag GTCTGGGCTTCAGCATCGCCGGCGGGATCGGCAACCAGCACGTCCCCGGCGACAACAGCATCTACGTTACCAAGATCATTGAGGGCGGCGCAGCACAGCGGGACGGGCGGCTTCAGATCGGCGACAAGATTCTGGCC GTCAACCATTTGTCTCTGGAAGACGTCCTGCACGAAGATGCTGTGTCGGCACTGAAAAATACAGGCGAGGTGGTCTACTTGAAGGTGGCCACGCCCTCCTCGCACTACATCCACCCGGCTGAGCGATTCAGCCCCCCGGACCTTACCAGCT CCTACATGGAGCCGGACTACATGTGCGATTACCCCCAAGCCCTCCCGCCGCCGTCGCCTCGCCGCTACTCACCGCCCCACCGCGGCATGATGTTAGAGGACGACTACGGCCGAGAGCCCCGCCGCGTGTGCGTGCAGCGCGGTGCCAGCGGCCTGGGCTTCAATATTGTGGGCGGAGAGGACGGCGAAGGGATCTTCATCTCCTTCATCCTCGCCGGGGGGCCGGCGGACCTCAGCGGAGAACTCCAGAAGGGCGACCAGATTCTCAGC GTGAATGGCGTGGATCTCAGGTTTGCAACGCATGAGCAGGCCGCAGCGGCGCTCAAGAACGCCGGTCAAACGGTTACCATAGTAACGCAGTACAGACCTGAGG agTATAGCCGCTTTGAAGCCAAGATCCACGACCTGCGTGAGCAGATGATGAACAGCTCGCCAGGAACCCTGCGAGCCAACCGCAGCTTCTATGTCAG GGCCTTGTTCGACTACGATAAGACGTGGGACTGCGGCGTTCTCTCGCAAGCTCTTGACTTTAACTTCGGCGAGGTGCTTCACGTGATCGACAGCGCCGATGACGAATGGTGGCAGGCTAGACGGGTCAACCAGCAGGGGGAGCTGGAGGAGCTGGGATACATCCCATCCAAACACAG ggtCGAGAGGAAAGAGTGGTCCCGAATGAAGACTCAAG GGCTGGTCCAGAGCTACGAGCCGGTAGTGCAGACTGAAG TGGACTACGCCCGACCCGTCATCGTCCTGGGACCCACCAAAGACCGAATCAACGACGACCTGCTCACCGACTTCCCAGACAAGTTTGGCTCCTGCGTGCCAC ACACGACTCGCCCCCGCAGGGACTACGAGGTGGACGGGCGGGACTACCACTTTGTGTCGTCCCGCGAGCAGATGGAGCGCGATATCCAGTCACATCATTTCATCGAGGCGGGCCAGTACAACAACCACCTGTACGGCACATCGGTGCAGAGCGTCAGACAAGTGGCCCGCCAG ggCAAGCACTGCATCCTGGACGTGTCGGCCAACGCCGTCAGGAGACTCCAGGCTGCTCACCTTCACCCCATCGCAATCTTCATCCGACCAAGATCTCTGGAGAACATCCT cgACCTGAATAAGCGTCTGTCGGAGGATCAGGCCAGGAAAGTTTTGGATCGAGCCATCAAAATGGAACAAGACTTCCTCGAGTGTTTCACTG CCATCGTGCACGGGGACACTTTTGAGGAGGTGTACCACCAAGTCAAAGTGGTCATTGAGGAGCAGAGCGGCCCATACATCTGGGTGGTGACCCGTGACCGACTCTGA